The DNA segment GATGTAATGGCAGCCCTTTATTTGCATGtaattgttcttattttgtacaTGCtgattttgtaaaacaaaaattattccTCAAAGATGAATCTGTCATGTTTTGCCCTGACAACCAAAGAAATTAAGAGACCAGTGCTAAAATTTCTAATTTTTCATCAACATTTGGTTTTATTGTGGTCAACAAGCCTCTCAATAGAAGGTGCAGGGAAGTACAGTACAATTTGAAATATACATGTCAGAAACATAATAATTCGTATTAAACTAGAATTATAATTTAAACCATATTATCGCTGAGTGTGAACTGAAGTTCTTAATTCCTATAcgttttttcctcaaaaataattaaattataattaaaaaataatgtaaagcactttcagtgcagtgctttacaaaaatcaaaatgaacaaaataataaaaatgatttaaaatcctTAAAGTCAAAGGTGATATAACATTGAACAAAATGAGCtatatttttaagataaaaatttaaaaaatgattagtGTAATCAATGAAATATAAGTCAAGAAAATGCCTTTGTCTATGATAAGGTTTGCAGAAGTTGGAAAAACTGGTTGATCATTGCATTAATgagaaatagcaaaaaaaaaaagaagcagaaagtaAAAGCTAATCTTTGTTCATTGCAAAAAGCCACATGCAAGTCAATTTTCCCTAAAACCCCTAATAttgaactgcaatttttttctgtcatttaaaagcCTAATCTCTCTCCTCATATGATCaattcagcttttttctttgtcactgcAGCTCAGCAATACTTGGAGCAAGAATCAGGAGTTACAGCCGAGGAGGAATCCAGAAAGAAATCTGACACTGATGGTCAGCAGCTATCCCCTCTACAGCTCAGCCATAACATCAAGTGCTTCGTGTTTCCAAGAGGGGATATCACAAGATTCAAGTCCGCGCGGTGAGCTTATCTGTtcgttatttaaaaaaaaaagtagcaatcAAGAATATTTTGATGCGTGAATTCAAAATATTTGCTTCAGCTGTCAGTTATAAGAAAACAGTTGACATTAACTGTGTTGTTACTTTAGTGAGTCAAAATGGTTAAACATTTAGAGGATTTTGTTCTCCTCCAAATGAGAATTACTAActgtttcatgtttatttttaaagtttgattccttttccttttgtctTCTAAAGACCCGACATGTGTGGGTTGCTGGGTTACTACCTGATGGACGCAGCATCTGTGCTGCCTTGTGTGGCACTGGATGTTCAAGAAGGTCACAGTGTGCTTGACCTCTGTGCTGCCCCGGGAGGTAAAACACTGGCTCTGCTTCAGACCCAGTCTGTTGGTAAGAGGAGGACCGCTCTCATCTTCTGTTTTCCTCACATAGCGCTGTTGTTCTGATTTTTAGTCGTAGTTAACTCTCCATCATCTGCTCTACAGGTTTCTTGTGTGCAAATGACACCTCAGTGTCTCGGACGTCACGACTGAGAAAAGTCCTCCACAGCTACGTTCCTAAGCTGCTTTTGACGGCTGAGAAATTACGTATCACCTCCTACGATGGCACCACTTGGGCGGACATCGAAAGGGACACTTTTGACAGAGTAGGCCATTGTTGTGTAATCATGTTGCCAGTGCCTGAATCAATGATGTGTTTATCTTAACACCACCACTTtgtccacctcctcctctcttttccttctGTCAGGTGCTTGTTGATGTCCCCTGCACCACAGACAGACATTCACTCATGGAGGACGACAACAATATATTCGGAAAGAACAGGATCGGTGAGAGACGAAGGCTTCCACAGCTACAGCTGGAGCTGTTGTTGTaagttttggtgaaaaatgtaaagagagTGTcgataaaacattttatgtggTTGCATTTTGTCACATCAATATACAGCAAAGCCTGAAGTTAACATGATTATTTTATACAGAGTGACAAACGGTCTCTCTATCCTGCAGGGCGGGAATCGCGGCAGCCCGTCCAGGTGGGGACATCCTGTATTCCACGTGCACACTTTCTCAAACCCAGAACCAGAGTGTGGTGGAACAAGCTGTCTTCTTGGCTCGAGAGAACCACGGCATCAACCTTCAGGTCAGTCACACACTGTCACTCTTAACAGGTAAGTGTTTATTAGAGATGATTATACGGCCTGGGTGAATGCTCGATTCTGATGGCATCCATTAAACCCTAAACACGGTCTGATAAAACTGTCTGTTAACTGCTCTAAAGTGAATGCACTGGTTACACAATAGTAACAGCCTGTATCTAATATAAGTAACCATAGCAACAGGGATGCAGTCAAAGCATCTGTTCACAATTTATTTCCAACACATCGTCTTTCAGTGCCTCATCCTCTGTTATTTTTGAGTGTTGGTTTAAAGGTTTCTACAAGCAGAGGGGACTATAAATATCTCTTTATTGCCAAGTTGTATAAAGCTTGTCCTGTTCACTGAGTAGTGAACAATGTGATGCATAATAAACTCATGGGACAGTGATGATTGTTTCCGGTATTAGGTAAACTCTAAGGTGTTACCAGATTgtgaaagtttgtgaaaaacattacattttgatTGCAAATTGTAcgaaaatatgaatgaattttctttttttttctctggcaaTGACCATGGTGTAAGCCGGATAATGCCCTTTGAGGTGTTAATTGTCAGTAAGCGTGTCAGACAGTTCACGCTTCCTGttggctttttatttgtttggccTTATCCCTCACTTCACATTTCTCAACAGTAGTggaaaataatttatcattacGGTTCTGACCTCTGGACTATCAGGACATCCTAATGATGAACATGAGAACCAATTCACAACAAATAATTTCaccttcctcttttcctctctccccctgtGCTGGTCATACCTACATTCAGGTTGTTGATCTGCGACCCCTCACACACATGTTTAGGAAAACCTTTCACTTCGCTCCCGACCTCCACCTGGGTGAGATGGTAATCCCGCACTTAGCCGCTAACTTTGGCCCCATCTACATGTGCAAGCTGAGGAGGCTCACGTAGCTTGTGTGGACTGATGGACAGCTTTGCCAAAAATCCTGTGGACATTTGAATGACTGACTTAAGGACTTATGAGATGATCTTCTTGGCTCGTCTTTATGTATAAACTGTGGCTGCTGGAGCACTGAAGGTGAACTTTTCCTCGTGGTGGTGGACTGTTGAAACACTGGACTACACACTGTGACTGTAATCGCAATTAATCCAGTTGGAGGACTGGTACTGTGACATTACTGGGGACAGCACTGAatgacagggtttttttttgatggaGACTTTTGGACTCAACCAACATTAACGTCAAATTCATTTAAGAgaattcttgttttttaaagggcatcaacagttttttttaacctggaccccATTTTCCCATTTGTTTTGTCTAAGTGACAAACGGAGAcgacaatttttaaaattggttgGTACCGAAAGGACTGCTGCAGCTGGCACACGCCATCATGAAACATTAATGTGCAGCTGTGCACCTTCAATTTCCATAtaataaaagtgcttgtttttgttacagACTAGCTCAAAATCTTATTATAAGTgtatgaaaacattatttaagggatccctacagagatagccTGTtatgttaaagagtaagatcatttttattaaagcaGAAATTGCTATTGTCAAACCTGCCAGCCTGCATTTAAATAGGCATAAATTTTATCATCCTAAAACACACTTATgatgatagaaaaaaacaaacaaaaaaactcacaaaagccgtcttggttcatctttccactgttccaacaatcaccaactctagtttggttgaaataaacccctAATTCTCTCAGTTAGACGTAAAAATATTATGGCTTTATACAAGCTTaaataacaatttatttaaaaggagtcTGGTAGATTACGTAATGGGGATTTGGGGTGTGTTTCTGGTTCCCTACAGACATAGACCGtcttgttaaagagtaagatcatttttgtttatctaggagcagccccaaaattgcaatcgccaaacccaccagaatCGATTTGAATGAACAATAATTTCATCATTGTAAATAACACTTGAttcaaagaagaaataaaataaaactcctaaaaactgtctttgtttgtctttccactgtttgaGCAATCACCAGCTTTGGTTTGGTTGCAATAAATTGTTCATATCATAGTGgtgtcagacacttataataacaatctgtgcctgtcagtggcattaaaaaacaaacaaaatgacaaaaaaaccactgggaaaaatagggtccaggttgaaaaatactaaaGTTGTCCTTTAAAGTAAGTCAAAACTCTGATTTACCAACATTTTTGGACTAAACCAGCTTTGctaagtgtttttctttttatagttttatttttaccctGTAGGTGGCAACAGTAGCTTAATATTAAAAGTATCCTGTTCAGTATATCCTGTTCCCACTAGAGGACACTAAGGGTATGTCTGTAAAGGTTATATGTTGACAGGAGCTCCAGTATTTATGTCCTCAGAGATCACATTACTGAAACACACATTTCCATCAGAATTACCTGCTCTCTTTAACTCTCCCCTGAAAATGGGTTTGGCTTGTTCTATAGTTATTCATCAGGTTTGATAGCTTTGCCTAATAACACAATATGTGGGTATGTGGAAGGAGGGCATAATGAACAGGCAGGTAATGACTTATTTGACCATTTGGCTTTTCACATCTGAATCTGTGCAACTTTCATTATTATAGctggattgactctgttttgcaTTGACATCACTCAGGTGAAATGTTTCCTCTTATCACTGCCTAATGTGAGCGCTGAGGTGCCTCTTTTTCCATCACACCGCCGATGACCCTTTATGTTGTCCTGGCCAGGCAATGTAGCGTGAaaaaggtgtgtgtatgtgtgtgtctaacgAGTCCACCATCCATACCCACTGTCATTAAGCTGCTCCAAGTGCAGGAGCCGACTCCCATCCCCGTGCAGGGATGGACGGCAGCCATGCGGCTCCCAGATGAACATTAAAGAGGCAGCAGAGAGCTAAAATGGGACGTCTCGCCCTGTTTTGCCCCTCCGCTTTTTTATTCCACAGATGAGTGCAGATAATTTCCTGTGCGATTGTGAGTGATTACTGTATTACTGCGGTAAAAGGGGGATGTATCTGGGAATGCAGAGGGAATTAATGAcacataaaaactatttttgtatTGACTGCTTTCGTCTCCAGGGCCTTGAATGCCTCCTCGCACATCTTGTGATTACCTAAACGTATTGTAAATATGTGTTTCCTATGGGCTCTTACataaatttacatgttttaacaCTCAGGAGACGGCAGACTGTTAGAGATGAGTTACTCTCTACTCTGCATGTCTATAGACTCCACCGGCTGTCTGCTTTATTATTGAATTAGCCAATGCACCACTGTGCatttgtgtccctgtgtgtaAGCCTGTGTTAGGGAGACGTGTGCTGTGTATTAGAAAGATGAATATTATGGATTTAACTACACAACCACGCTTCTCTTGCGCTttcaaatacaatttaaaagtggcttttttttctagtaaaCATGCAAAACACTGTAATAGTGTTGTGTTCTCACCTCGTACCACACAAGCTACTGAATGAATGATCTTTTGCCCATTCATTATGACCTCCACATGTAAAAACTTAGCACCTACAATAGGTTGTTAAATGACAGCAGAAGGGAAAAGTCACTGAAACTGACACCTCTGAAGAGAAACAGGGGTTACAGATTTTTTGTCTGCATGTGTTGACTACCTGCCACGACAGCAACGGCAACATAGAGATGAACATTTAGGTGTCTTCATGTTTGGTAAAGACACACATGGTGACTTAGTGTTAGTCTGTGTATTTAAAGCAGATGCTGCTGTACCAACTGCGGTGTTTTCAGCCCAGAGGTGAAGATCAGACGCGTCCCAGTTGGCGGCGGGAGACAGGATTTCACTGGTGGGGGTCTTTGTCACAGATGCACTGTGTAGACTGAGCCCAGCAGGAAGCTGCTGCTCTCAGCCACAGGGAGGATAGAAAATGCTATAcagtgtggattttttttttttttcggattacagctgttgatgttttggccttttatttctgcattttctatTTACTTTTACAGTCATCcggttgtcttttttttcaactaatttttatttagttttcatcAACAACAATCCAGTGTAtgaattttcccttttctttgtCAGCTATAAATAACGTTTGTacacattatattaaaaaatgccataaaaagaaaaagaaaacaacttagaCATTGATTCTAAAGTAGTAAACAGCCAACCCagttaaatagaaaaaataaacaagtaaattagaaagacatttaaaatagtaGTTGTAATTGTTCACTCTGCACAGCAATCGCACAGATGAAATAtaagtgcaattttttttctatagacTATGACAGATAATGTATGCATGTGATGTATGCATGGGGGGAATATAAAAGTAAGAGTTGAGCAGAGCCCTACTAGGTGATAAACCTCATTGTATTAATAAAAGCCAAGACAGGACCCTATTGTTTACTTAATGAGtatataatttgtttattttgataaagGTCCCAGACTTTTTGGATCCATGTATTGTATGTGGGTGGGTCTGGTTTCAGCCACCTCATTGATCATTGGTCACGTTTAAGTGAAACTTTTGTTACTGTGATCAAACAGAATGTGGAGGTACAGATGacatgcatgcttttttttctttagttttcttttcttatttacacacataaaatttgtaaaatccagatagtaaaaaaaaaaacaaaaaacagcaaggtgTCAGTAGAGGTCAAGAAGCCACAGGCTTGTACAGTGGACCTCCCCTCCtctaaaggagaaaaacaaataacaaaaagggATAAAAACTTTTGCATACCTCATATTTATTGACGATCTTCCAGGTAATTGCAGTCATAGATCTATTACCACAAAAGTAAAGCTCACAAACAGATTTCTAGACATACTGGATCTCATACTTTACTGTGGACGACCATTTACATTCTGTTATGGTTACATGTAGTACTTTTAACAGATACTTTCCTTCATAATATGGTTGGGCTCtatgataatatataattaatcaACTGTCAGATGATTTAAGCAATTAAAGACTAAGTTGCATATTAATCAGCAGGTGCTCtttttggcaatattgtatttttatataatttttccAGTAACATAATGATGTACGTTTAGTTGAGATGTATttaatttgctttaatttgaaatgtacTGGTTGAAGTTAATCCGAGATAAAATTTCTGAtgattagtttgatttttatttattttcttttatctcaGGGACAGTGCATATTAATAAACATCACTTCTATCATGCCAGAATTAGCCAGGAGGTTAGTTTTTATCTGCAGTACCTTGGGAATTTGGCTGCCTAAAATGAAGATACAAGTTTAAGAACAGTAATCATGATGTAAAGCATATCAGCCATGGCTTaagtaaaacacagacagatacaaGCAGGACCATTTCAGATCTGAATTATCATCattaattaaaactgtgtttgatTACTGCACTTTGAAAAACTAGCATCAACATAAGTTGACAGTATTTTTGCAGACGTGGGCACAGCAACACGAGCAGCTACAGAGTGAGTATGCAGCCGGTAAACCCAGTGATGCTACTGGTCACTTATCCTTATCTCGTGACACAAACACTCAAGGGAGCATTTCAAAGACAGGCTATCTTTAATGTTAATGCACATTTGTGTTTACATAAGGTATTGACTATGATTTTACTTTACTGTTTATTCAGTGTGTTGCAAATTATATTTGTagttttcaaaattaaactaGGTGACatgatttcagtgtgtgtttaagtacttttaggacattttcagcccATTTTATCCCTGAAAACTGTAATAATTGTGGTTGTGATATGAATTTTTCATGCCATTTCATCTCTACCTATTACCcacttaatgtgtgtgttttttttttttttttaaatttcataagGACAAATCTGTCCTGGAGAAAATCTGGTGGCGAGTTCACacaacatgccatattgtggaCCAGTCTTgcttttatgttacatttgatGATGTCACGTGAGATAGTTGCACACTTTTTGTTGCACCTAACAGCTAAAAGTGTTTTCCATCAGCACCACAGACTGCCCTTTGAATGGTTTTAAACCAGCTTTGTATACCAGACACAAACTCAATATGTGATCTAAGCATTCTCCGATAGACTCCATAAACTGGCTGAGAGCGCTGCCGTTTGGTTCAGTGAGGCCCGCATTGGAAATGCAAGCGTAGGTTTAGGCTGCAGCCAGATTAAGAAAAGAGAGAATGGGGGTTTTCTTCTCTCTAAGAAGATTACCCGGGGAGGGGCGAGGTGGCAGTCAGAGTGTTTAAGAGAAAAAGGACAAGAAGAAAATGGAAGATGAAGTGGAACTAAAGGAGGGTGGCCCAGGATACACAGTTTAGCCACCTGTTGTCTCCCTCTTGATATCACTCCTCTTGTTGTTTCTCTATCTCTGTAATCATCTATCTTTGCCCTGTCTCTTCCCctattctttatttaacatgtCACGATAAAAGTTAGAGGGTAAAAAGTCAAAGAGGGGCAAGCGTTGTTGCCGTATTAATTTTTTAGAGAAGTTTCACTCTCAAGCATCATGCATGAGTCGAATTTATTTGAGCACGATGTTTTCCAGCCAGGttctttttctgcatgtgtatgtgcagcTGTGAGCCTGATTGTACTTGTGCTCCCCTCTCCGTTAAGTTCCTGCTGGTGGTTTCCAGGAGGGCTTTGATGTGTATCTGGGCAATGCGCTATTAGAGGGATTTCCCTGGGCCTGACAGCTCAGAGAATATGCGGCGAAATGGCAATGCCAGTGGGCTAAAAGAATGCTGGAAACAGGATTAGGATCATATTCTGGCAGACCCTGTCACCTCCTCAATGGGCCGAGGTTTCTAACGCTGGCACTTTTCATTCTCGCCATGGTTAAAACCTTTAAGAGAACcatggagaggagggagggaaaaaaagcactgatTGAATGGTACACTGTGATTTTTGTGTGGGGGGCTTGCTCcgggggctgtgtgtgtgtgtatgtgtgtgtgaaggagaaaaaaagagagtcaAAGCAGAAGATACAGCAAATGGTGGGTCTATGTAAATCACACACAGACCTTTCTTGTTTGAAAGTATGTATAGCTTTACTGCAATCTTAATTCCATGGTATAAAAAATGTGTACTCtgcaatatttaaatgttacgtttgcttttataaaataattattgagACAGGTATACTAAGGTATACTAGTGGTGGGCATCAATATTATATCgctattgtgatatgagactagatatggTCTTGagttttggatattgtaattCTGGTCTTGCCCTGGTTTTGAAGGCTGCATTGCAGTagagagatgtgtgtgaaagcaCCAGTAGTCAAGCCTACAATATGGattttgaggtatttggtcaaaaatactgtaatatttgattttctgcaTATTGCCTAGCACTAAGGTGTACGCAGGAATTGTAGGTTTCTGTTttgaaacacaacatttaagcCTGGCCCCTCGTCCCCACACTGTATGTACACTGCGAGCTACGACTGTAAGGACGTTACATTGTTGCAATCATTCAACAGCTCGCAACTAATCATTGATGTATGCCTGCGCTATGTTTATGAATCTGAACATGTACCAGGTTGATatggaaacaaaaatattaaagcaaCGGCAAAACTCagttaaaattacatttcacagATCTCAAGTTTACAATTTAAACAATACCACATGCAAGTTGAAGTATTTTCGTTTAAAATGTTGTGGTATTTTAATAGcgttatatatattaaaatcaaCTGATTTAatcatcatatttcatattccTCCCCGTACCACCACTGGTACCCGTGTCATGGTTTAAGAACCAGCTTTACCAAGCTAACTAAGCTAACTGTCGGCATAGTGCTGAGTTGTGAATCAAAAATTTgtatcacaatgtttttaagATAGTGGCGGTTTTACTATATATCACAGCACCCCTACCCCTGTcctttatatatgtttatagtGGCCTATTCTACTGTCATGGGTtcatcaaatattaaaacattttaatgtcatcaAACATCAGCGATCAGATTGGACTTTTGATTTTACTGGCACAGttcaatttgattttgatttaaccttttttcCCCCGGCACTGATAATCATGCCACTGGTGGACTATCAGGTGTTGATTTGTAAAGATTGACGGATCAGATAAACTCGTCTACCGCCCAGCACTACGCCAGCACGCACCTGTCTAACTGAAAACAGGCCAACTCTGCGTGCTTTTCATCCACATCTTCCTCTTCAGTGCTCTctagtgaaagtgaaagccaacctcAAATTTACTCTAATTTTGAAATGAGCTTTGTCCACTTGGTGTTAAGCCTTGCTTTATTTGTGCCCCCTCTGCACTGTGACTGctgttttttgtagtttcatCATGGATGAGTGCTGCCACTacccaggcccccaggaagtgtaCCAGCTTTGACGCCAGttttcatagtggccaaactGTGGAATTTCAGCTTCTGGGTTCGTAATGCCATGTCATACAggccaaaaagactttttgtcATAGACTTACATTGTAAAAGTAACGttttcagtgtatttatttatttattttgagtgtCATGACCCCTGCAGCTCGTTTCAATATCTGGATTTGACCCATTCGGTCCGATAACATTTCGAATGTCTTGccaaatcattttatccccactCATGTTAGCAGAGGACTTAACCGGAAGGTAGATGCAGATGATCCAGATAATTTTACACCTGAGAGGTTGGACTTGTTTgtcttcatgcgccactgaccAGCTTTAATAGAACTGAACACtttatccagttctctttaaaCATCCAGGTGCTACTACCAGattgctactttttttaaaaagtcctacACCTCACCTGCATGATGTTATTGACCGGAGGATACACACCCAAAAATCTTCTGACCACATCAAAATAAGAaggcagagagcagagtctctgtagttaaatatattttagaaaaaaatcctgcatagtatacctttagaGTTGAACTGTCTGTCTGAAATGATTTATGTATTGGGTTCATGTCTTCATGTTGCTGCCACAATCTATTGGGCGACTGGGCACAGTCTTTtcaaacctcacacacacacataaaaatacacacatgttATCACTTGCTTAAAGGAAAGTAGATGGAGATAGGGGCGGTTATGGGGCTAAAGTGATGAATATACAAGCCTGAGTGTTAGAGATGGAAGCACCTGATCCAGCATCAAGAGCTCAACACACTTGACCCTGCAGCAGTACAATCTAGCAATCCCTGTTCAACCCCCaggccttgtgtgtgtgtttgggggatGGGTGTTAAGAAAAGAGAGAACATTCGGAACAAGAGTATTGTGTTGTGTTCTCTGCTCCAGAGCCCCATGGGAGGAAATCCTGCCGTGTACCTGGACAGATTCGTACCCCCGGATAACAAGGACATTCACTCCTGCTGCATATCCAACACCACAATCTTATCAGTCATACGATCAGGATGCCCTTggctgaggacacacacacacacacacaaacacaccacataTATGTGgtgtaataaaacacaacagagttAGGGTGAGGTGTTACTCCCACATTAACGCTGCTAATCTGGTGAGATCATTATCCTCGTCTCTCCAATCGTTGGATCGTGGTCATTCATGACGGTCGGAGGAATTGTAGTCAGGGTGCATTTCTTATTTACACACACTGAGGGCTAAATATATGTTAAAGGCCCACTCAATTAACAGCAGAGCAATGTCACACAGCCATGTAAAGTTTACTGCGGGAAGAGCAAGGGCACATTTTGGATATGAGTAGCCTGATTGCcttgcgtgtgcgtgtgcgtgtgtgtgtgtgtgtgtgtgtgtgtgtgtgtgtgtgtgtgtgtgtgtgtgtgtgtgtgtgtgtgtgtgtgtggtgtgtgtgtgtgtgtgtgtgtaggagctGGGGGTGTGTTTTGACAAACCATGCTGTTAAAGATATAATAGCAGCATAATCACCGCCCCAGGCCGTCATTCTTCAGGATAATGGCCTGCTTATTCATTGGGGATGGCTTATGTCTCCatgtggcttttttatttttcagattacgtcgttctttttctgtctctttgctcGCATACTCTTTGTCTCCCTGCAAATTCTCATacattttatctgtattttttcattgtttttttttttactttgacctTGTTCCCATACGTTCATTATCTTGATgcttttctacactttaccacaTAATTTTTTCCTCCATACtcattttttttggagcctTAAATATATAatcctcattttttaaatatttcacagaaGCACCATGCATTCACTTtagaaaaaattgttttttctgaaatagtgaaattcttttctttcaaatttaagttttttgtaataaaacaattatGCTCTTggtgtattatttatttattattatttaaaaattatttattatttatagattttttaatttgaaaattattttttattttttgactatttcttaaatatttaaactattttatcAGAATTCAGAaattcttgttttattatttatacactatatacatacatatatattttttcttaattcagAATGCAATAGCAGAatattatttcctgtgaaaacttCTCTAATAATTCTGAAATAATAATCGTGTTAATTCggaaaaatagcacaaaaaaaaattatctcaaGTGAATGCATTACACTTCCAGAATATTTTACTATGCTATTTACTGTAGCAACCATCCCATGTCGGTGTTTGGCCTTTACCATCATCATTCTGTGTAAATACGCAGCACAGATGGTCTTCATTATAAAGATCTCCaagcaatgtttttatttgttattattttacaacaACACTAGTTCAAGTCTACATTGTTGGGGAGGAGTAAAGGAAACAACGCTGATGGTCCGCTCAGTCGCTCCTCCACAGTTATAAATCTATCTACCACTGCACCGAGTAGTTTGACAGAGACATTAGGGGTGGGGGGCAGCATTAGAATAATAGCAACAACAGAACTCAAATATAGTCAAGACAGCAGTACACAGAGGACTCGGGTCACAAATCTCAAATCTGTTCACTTTCTTTGACTTTCCTGTCTGGATTGCAACAAATGAAAGGTGACCGTTTTCCAGCACTTTGTTCAGTTGCTTCTTTCTtgccaaaaagaaaatgcacacatttaaaattcaacCCGGGATTGTTACACAGACAACCAGGAGAGGAGGGGTAGACAGGGCTGCCGGTGAGCTCAGCAAATACAATCTTACAATCTGACAGCTAAAAGGAATTTCATCTGAGACAGAGTCCATTATCAATTATACAACATAAGAGGAACTTTACAATTACCTTACCAGTAAACATTAATAGatagactttttttgtattttacatattaaaataatgtgcatttttttcataagaAGACATTAGCTTCCAGAACACATTGACGAAAAACAGAGACGTGTGTGATTCTCCTCAAGTGCTAACAGTCGGTCAATGAAAA comes from the Plectropomus leopardus isolate mb chromosome 12, YSFRI_Pleo_2.0, whole genome shotgun sequence genome and includes:
- the nsun4 gene encoding 5-methylcytosine rRNA methyltransferase NSUN4, with the translated sequence MALLLDARLLLRKVKDLRCFTPKRNRVKEKWATTRAKHPPTSLALQHFDATYGVQLGQLWPSVRAALLSERKYGALFNNFSHDSVLADLEAQGCRDFLSDIDTDAQQYLEQESGVTAEEESRKKSDTDGQQLSPLQLSHNIKCFVFPRGDITRFKSARPDMCGLLGYYLMDAASVLPCVALDVQEGHSVLDLCAAPGGKTLALLQTQSVGFLCANDTSVSRTSRLRKVLHSYVPKLLLTAEKLRITSYDGTTWADIERDTFDRVLVDVPCTTDRHSLMEDDNNIFGKNRIGERRRLPQLQLELLLAGIAAARPGGDILYSTCTLSQTQNQSVVEQAVFLARENHGINLQVVDLRPLTHMFRKTFHFAPDLHLGEMVIPHLAANFGPIYMCKLRRLT